The following coding sequences are from one Paenibacillus sp. JDR-2 window:
- a CDS encoding TetR/AcrR family transcriptional regulator produces the protein MGRRKKQPLDEATRAMIIKTAHDLFMEHGYRSVTTRQIAEACELTQPAMYHYFADKEALYTEVLRTVTEETKTAMHDIVDSPGTVRERLIQVVAYILLNMPDDLSQMERDIRHELRPENRQLITQWWRDCYLLPIAALFQEGQQTGQFRGIMEGGLDPYPSAFTLLSMIQRKPGGPGGPVSTVPIEMLATRTIDVLLYGLASELGREESKIEQKGDEKE, from the coding sequence ATGGGACGCAGAAAAAAACAGCCGCTTGACGAAGCCACCCGCGCCATGATTATCAAGACCGCGCATGACCTGTTCATGGAGCACGGCTACCGATCCGTCACAACAAGGCAAATCGCGGAGGCCTGCGAATTAACGCAGCCGGCGATGTACCATTATTTTGCGGATAAAGAGGCGCTCTATACCGAAGTGCTGCGGACGGTCACCGAAGAGACCAAGACCGCCATGCACGACATTGTTGACAGCCCGGGGACGGTACGGGAAAGGCTGATTCAGGTCGTCGCTTATATCCTGCTGAATATGCCCGATGACCTCAGCCAGATGGAACGGGATATCCGGCATGAGCTGCGCCCGGAGAACCGGCAGCTGATTACGCAGTGGTGGCGGGATTGCTACCTGCTGCCGATTGCAGCCCTGTTCCAAGAAGGACAGCAAACCGGCCAATTCCGGGGCATTATGGAGGGTGGACTCGATCCGTATCCTTCCGCCTTCACTCTGCTGAGCATGATCCAACGCAAGCCGGGAGGACCGGGGGGCCCCGTCAGCACAGTGCCGATAGAGATGCTGGCAACGCGAACGATTGACGTGCTGCTGTACGGGCTAGCCTCGGAGCTGGGAAGAGAAGAATCCAAGATTGAACAAAAGGGAGATGAGAAAGAATGA
- a CDS encoding aldo/keto reductase produces MTTAKHLNDKVILQNGVAMPWLGLGVFKVEDGSVVIQSVKDAIKNGYRSIDTAAIYDNEAGVGQAVRESMAQHGIEREDLFITSKVWNADLGYESTLAAFETSLNKLGLDYLDLYLIHWPVEGKYKDAWRALETLYKQGRVKAIGVSNFHVHHLQDLMKDAEVMPMVDQVEYHPMLAQNELRAFTREHNIQLEAWSPLMQGHLLDHPVLGEIAAKHGKSVAQVILRWDLQNGVVTIPKSIKESRIIENAHVFDFELSSDDMAAIDALNEDRRVGPDPDNFDF; encoded by the coding sequence ATGACAACAGCAAAACATTTAAACGATAAAGTAATTCTGCAAAACGGCGTAGCTATGCCTTGGCTTGGCCTTGGCGTATTCAAAGTGGAGGACGGCAGCGTCGTGATTCAATCCGTGAAAGACGCGATCAAAAACGGCTACCGCAGCATCGATACGGCGGCCATCTACGATAATGAAGCCGGCGTTGGCCAAGCTGTCCGCGAATCGATGGCCCAGCATGGCATTGAAAGAGAAGATCTGTTTATTACTTCGAAGGTATGGAACGCCGACCTCGGTTACGAGTCGACGCTTGCGGCTTTCGAGACAAGCCTGAACAAGCTTGGCCTGGACTACCTGGATCTGTACCTGATCCACTGGCCTGTTGAAGGCAAATACAAAGACGCATGGCGCGCTCTCGAGACACTCTACAAGCAAGGCCGCGTGAAGGCGATTGGCGTGAGCAACTTCCACGTGCATCATCTGCAAGACTTAATGAAGGATGCCGAGGTTATGCCGATGGTTGACCAAGTCGAATACCATCCCATGCTTGCCCAGAATGAACTGCGTGCCTTCACCCGCGAGCACAACATTCAACTGGAAGCATGGTCCCCGCTGATGCAAGGCCATCTGCTTGATCATCCGGTACTGGGCGAAATCGCAGCCAAACACGGCAAGTCGGTAGCTCAAGTCATTCTGCGCTGGGATCTGCAGAACGGCGTCGTAACGATTCCGAAATCGATCAAGGAATCCCGCATCATCGAGAACGCGCACGTGTTTGATTTCGAGCTGTCCTCCGACGATATGGCCGCAATCGACGCTCTGAACGAAGACCGGCGCGTTGGTCCGGACCCGGACAACTTCGATTTCTAA
- a CDS encoding MFS transporter codes for MVTKQSRSALALLALAISSFAIGTTEFISVGLLPLISEDLDISVTTAGLSVTLYAVGVTVGAPLLTALTSRVPRKTLLIAIMIIFILGNSLAASAGSIAMLLIARVISSFSHGVFMSIGSTIAADLVPEDRRASAIAMMFSGLTVATVTGVPLGTLLGQHMGWRTAFIAIAVIGVIALISNLLLIPNTLRKGNRTKLSEPFKVLKNGRLLLAFAITMLGYGGTFVVFTYLSPLLHDITGFKESTIAGILVLYGVAIAAGNLIGGKAANKKPLSALLVMFILQAVILLVLTFTAPYAVAALVTITLMGLLAFMNVPGLQMYVVLLAERYMPKSIDVVSALNISAFNAGIAIGAYVGGIITDELGLIHTPWIGAIMVLGAVALTAWSRSLENKDTKSKELKASA; via the coding sequence ATGGTTACCAAACAGAGCCGCTCGGCGCTGGCGCTGCTCGCGCTTGCCATCAGCTCTTTTGCCATCGGAACGACGGAGTTCATCAGTGTTGGACTCCTGCCTTTAATCTCGGAAGATCTGGACATATCCGTTACGACTGCGGGTTTATCCGTTACTTTATATGCAGTTGGCGTTACCGTAGGGGCTCCGCTGCTTACCGCCCTGACCTCCAGGGTGCCGCGCAAAACGTTGCTGATCGCGATTATGATCATCTTTATTCTCGGCAACAGCCTCGCGGCCAGCGCGGGCAGTATCGCGATGCTGCTCATCGCCCGCGTGATCTCATCCTTCTCGCATGGCGTGTTTATGTCGATCGGCTCTACGATCGCCGCGGATCTTGTTCCTGAAGACCGCCGGGCCAGCGCCATTGCGATGATGTTCTCGGGTCTGACGGTCGCTACCGTGACCGGCGTGCCGCTTGGCACGCTGCTTGGGCAGCATATGGGCTGGCGCACCGCTTTTATCGCTATTGCAGTGATTGGCGTCATTGCGCTTATTTCCAACCTGCTGCTTATCCCTAATACCCTGCGCAAGGGTAACCGGACGAAGCTGAGCGAGCCTTTCAAGGTACTGAAGAACGGCCGGCTGCTTCTCGCTTTTGCCATCACGATGCTTGGGTACGGCGGTACGTTTGTCGTCTTCACCTACCTGTCGCCGCTGCTTCATGATATCACCGGGTTTAAAGAGAGTACGATTGCGGGCATTCTGGTTCTGTACGGTGTCGCGATTGCGGCAGGCAATCTAATCGGGGGCAAAGCGGCTAACAAAAAGCCTTTGTCCGCTCTGCTTGTGATGTTTATCCTGCAGGCGGTTATCCTGCTGGTACTGACGTTCACGGCACCTTATGCGGTCGCTGCATTAGTGACGATTACCTTGATGGGCCTGCTGGCCTTCATGAACGTCCCTGGTCTTCAAATGTATGTCGTTCTGCTTGCGGAGCGGTATATGCCAAAATCCATTGATGTCGTCTCTGCCTTGAACATCTCGGCCTTTAACGCCGGTATCGCCATTGGCGCTTACGTCGGCGGTATTATTACCGACGAGCTTGGCTTGATTCATACCCCTTGGATTGGCGCGATTATGGTGCTTGGCGCCGTTGCCCTAACGGCATGGAGCCGCTCGCTGGAAAACAAAGATACAAAAAGCAAAGAACTGAAAGCTTCGGCTTAA
- a CDS encoding winged helix-turn-helix transcriptional regulator, with translation MPPKKYNISVEATLEVIGGKWKCVILCHLTHGKKRTSDFKRLMPSITQKMLTQQLRELEDDGIVNRIVYNQVPPKVEYELTPYGDSLRPILDSLCNWGEQHIIKEYGSKAAVLEDNILNNLHD, from the coding sequence ATACCGCCGAAGAAATACAACATCTCCGTGGAAGCAACGCTTGAAGTAATCGGGGGCAAGTGGAAATGCGTGATTTTATGCCATCTGACGCATGGCAAGAAAAGAACAAGCGACTTCAAGCGGCTTATGCCTTCTATCACGCAAAAGATGCTGACCCAGCAGTTAAGGGAGCTGGAGGACGACGGAATCGTGAACCGGATTGTCTACAACCAGGTGCCTCCAAAGGTCGAATACGAGCTTACGCCATACGGTGATAGTCTGCGCCCGATCCTTGATTCCTTATGCAATTGGGGGGAACAGCATATTATCAAGGAATACGGCAGCAAAGCAGCGGTGCTTGAAGATAACATCCTTAATAATTTGCATGATTAA
- a CDS encoding DUF11 domain-containing protein has protein sequence MPFVNRFFLNRTGGATFTGNTLGLSRSETVGVPGTVDSIGGFTTTNTALTFGTYPAGTTGNFALNSSSAVLVLPAGATVLYAELIWGGTYLNNGVDLSAFINNAVSFTTPAGTFSISPDPATAQQVVLSSGTNAYVRSAAVTSLVTAGGAGTYTTGGVVGTIVIPDPTSNHAGWTLAVFYEDVTQPLRNLSLRVGATVIQASQGPVDTVITGFATPFAGALNGRALVGAQEGDANKTGDRMLFGQTAGSLTALSGPNNFATNFFASQINKNDGTLDTSGTFGTRNQVNGTPGSNIIGGRQGWDITNVSVSSTLANAQTAAVFRLTTNGDGYLVDSVGLQIDIQQPQLTIVKSADSSATVIGDTVEYTVVITNVGMVDTTSVVMFDSAIGNTTLVPGSVTLNGVMVDEDPVLGVPIGTLTPGQIATVKFRVTVDSLPNPPFLKDQATAAYTFKATPDAPPISTVVPSNIVEIPVFLPALVLEKEADLASAVVGDIITYTLTVTNIGNIAFAGVVNDPLPAGTSFVAGSVYVNGLNQPGDNPNVGIDIGVLDFVQTTTIQYQLLVESVPPNNIIHNLFNTAYVVTLPDGRIIRGTQPSNPVNIPVDSPMLTTVKSANLPSAVVGEIITYTVVATNNNATPLTNVILRDNIPVGSSFIPGSVTIDGVSFPTASPIDGIPVAVLPANTSITQTFQVRVDFLPNPPELVNQAVETFTSGSFTGTSFSNEVTEPVVQPGIQLVKRAGVTEANVGDIVNYSVTVTNTGNINIVPVLFDPLNAYSSFVAGTVRINGTLNAIASPITGIPVGTVAPGEAVVVSYDVITTAVPPSQFYVNQANATYTYTPPGRTPLTGTGVSNEVLVRNPIYTLDVVKSASVATAVVGERILYTIEITNNGAIPATDVIVSDVVNAGTSVIPGSIQVNGVPAIGDLTAGLNIGTLASGATSTVTFQSIVTSIPESFPRIDDFAVVRFNEDEVDRTPAVSNTVSIRVTQPTITATKRALQSTAFVGEFINYVVEVENSGSYNALATWFDNLPEGSSFVANSLTVNGFPVPGADHYKGLFLGTMIAGITNVVTFILQVVSYPPNGLLVNQGDILFQFILPNGQLVDQRVRTNPVTVTVLRPPTVTKSVNVSEVFLGDSVIYTVVVNNPESTTLDNAVLQDIVPAGLSFIPGSVSINGISSPSVNPAAGILLGVIGAFQTIRVTFAAQAVFEPENPLTENTASLAFNYVTSGGQRIPGKVQSDPALVQILDNEE, from the coding sequence ATGCCTTTTGTCAATCGCTTTTTTCTAAACCGGACTGGCGGCGCTACCTTTACCGGCAATACGCTAGGCTTAAGCAGGTCGGAAACAGTCGGCGTGCCCGGAACGGTAGATAGTATCGGAGGGTTTACGACGACCAATACTGCCCTTACCTTCGGAACATATCCCGCAGGGACAACCGGTAATTTCGCGCTGAACAGCTCTTCAGCCGTGCTCGTTCTTCCCGCGGGAGCAACCGTGCTCTATGCCGAGCTGATATGGGGCGGTACTTATCTGAACAACGGGGTAGATCTTAGCGCGTTCATTAATAACGCGGTCAGCTTCACGACCCCGGCCGGAACGTTCTCGATCAGCCCCGATCCGGCTACGGCGCAGCAAGTAGTCCTTAGCTCCGGAACCAATGCCTATGTCCGCTCTGCCGCAGTCACTTCGCTTGTCACGGCCGGCGGCGCAGGTACGTATACGACCGGCGGCGTAGTCGGAACCATCGTCATTCCCGACCCAACCTCCAACCATGCCGGATGGACGCTGGCCGTCTTCTACGAAGATGTTACTCAACCGCTCCGGAATCTGTCCTTGCGGGTTGGAGCGACCGTCATCCAAGCCTCGCAAGGTCCTGTCGATACGGTCATTACAGGGTTCGCAACCCCCTTTGCCGGCGCGCTGAACGGCAGAGCTTTGGTCGGGGCGCAGGAGGGCGACGCGAACAAAACGGGCGATCGGATGCTGTTCGGGCAAACTGCGGGCAGCCTGACGGCATTGTCAGGGCCAAATAACTTTGCCACCAACTTTTTCGCCTCGCAAATCAACAAAAACGACGGAACGCTTGATACAAGCGGAACGTTCGGAACGCGCAACCAGGTAAACGGCACCCCAGGCTCCAATATTATAGGCGGGCGGCAAGGCTGGGACATTACGAATGTAAGCGTGTCCTCTACACTAGCGAATGCTCAGACAGCCGCGGTATTCCGGTTAACGACCAACGGAGACGGCTATCTCGTCGACTCCGTCGGCCTTCAGATCGATATCCAGCAGCCTCAGCTAACCATCGTCAAGTCAGCAGACTCCTCAGCTACCGTTATTGGCGATACGGTGGAATATACCGTCGTCATCACGAACGTCGGGATGGTGGATACGACTTCGGTCGTTATGTTCGATTCCGCGATTGGCAATACGACACTCGTGCCGGGAAGCGTAACCTTGAACGGAGTGATGGTCGACGAAGATCCCGTGCTTGGGGTTCCGATCGGTACCCTTACCCCAGGACAGATCGCAACCGTCAAGTTCAGGGTAACTGTCGATTCCCTGCCGAATCCGCCTTTTCTGAAGGATCAGGCAACCGCGGCTTATACCTTCAAGGCGACGCCGGATGCTCCGCCGATCTCGACGGTTGTCCCTTCCAACATCGTTGAGATACCTGTATTTCTGCCTGCGCTAGTGCTGGAAAAAGAAGCCGATCTCGCATCCGCTGTGGTCGGCGACATTATTACGTACACGCTGACGGTTACTAATATCGGAAATATCGCTTTTGCCGGTGTCGTAAACGACCCGCTGCCCGCCGGCACCAGCTTTGTTGCTGGCAGCGTTTATGTAAACGGATTGAATCAGCCGGGGGATAATCCTAACGTAGGTATCGATATCGGCGTTCTGGATTTTGTTCAAACGACTACGATTCAATATCAGCTTCTTGTTGAATCGGTTCCGCCGAATAACATTATTCACAACTTGTTTAATACGGCCTATGTCGTCACTCTGCCTGACGGACGCATCATTCGGGGGACGCAGCCATCGAATCCCGTAAATATCCCGGTTGACTCCCCTATGCTGACGACGGTTAAATCGGCAAATCTGCCGAGCGCCGTTGTGGGCGAAATCATTACGTATACGGTTGTTGCGACCAACAATAACGCCACGCCATTAACAAATGTCATTCTAAGGGACAATATCCCTGTAGGCAGCTCCTTTATTCCGGGAAGCGTCACGATTGACGGCGTTTCTTTTCCGACAGCCAGCCCGATTGACGGCATTCCTGTAGCCGTCCTGCCGGCGAACACGAGCATCACCCAGACCTTCCAGGTGAGGGTTGATTTCCTGCCCAATCCTCCCGAACTTGTCAATCAAGCCGTAGAAACCTTTACTTCAGGCTCCTTCACGGGCACCTCGTTTTCCAATGAGGTCACAGAGCCGGTCGTTCAACCGGGAATTCAATTAGTCAAGCGAGCCGGCGTCACGGAAGCGAACGTCGGGGATATCGTTAATTACTCGGTTACCGTAACAAACACGGGCAATATCAATATCGTTCCGGTCCTGTTCGATCCGCTTAACGCGTACAGCTCCTTCGTAGCCGGAACGGTACGGATCAACGGTACGCTGAATGCTATCGCAAGTCCGATTACAGGTATCCCGGTTGGAACCGTTGCTCCCGGCGAGGCTGTTGTCGTGTCTTACGATGTCATTACGACAGCCGTGCCGCCATCCCAATTCTATGTCAACCAAGCGAATGCGACTTACACTTATACGCCGCCTGGCCGGACACCTCTCACGGGAACCGGGGTATCGAACGAAGTGCTTGTCAGAAATCCGATATATACCCTGGATGTTGTGAAATCGGCCAGCGTAGCAACCGCCGTTGTTGGGGAAAGGATCCTGTACACCATTGAAATCACGAATAACGGTGCCATTCCGGCTACCGATGTCATTGTCTCGGACGTCGTTAACGCCGGCACTTCCGTCATTCCGGGATCGATACAGGTAAACGGCGTCCCTGCCATCGGCGATCTTACGGCTGGCTTAAATATCGGCACGCTCGCCTCGGGAGCGACTTCCACCGTAACCTTCCAGTCCATTGTCACTTCGATCCCGGAGTCTTTCCCGAGAATCGACGATTTCGCGGTAGTCCGGTTCAATGAAGATGAGGTCGACCGCACTCCCGCGGTGTCCAACACGGTTTCCATCAGGGTTACGCAGCCTACGATTACGGCGACCAAAAGAGCGCTCCAGTCCACTGCTTTTGTCGGAGAGTTTATTAATTATGTCGTCGAAGTGGAGAACTCCGGCTCCTACAATGCCTTGGCTACCTGGTTCGATAATTTGCCGGAAGGCTCTTCCTTTGTCGCAAACAGCTTAACGGTGAACGGATTCCCGGTACCCGGCGCCGATCATTATAAAGGGCTGTTCCTCGGTACGATGATCGCCGGAATTACAAACGTCGTTACGTTTATCCTCCAGGTCGTTTCTTATCCGCCAAACGGCTTGCTTGTGAATCAAGGCGATATTTTGTTCCAATTCATTCTGCCAAACGGCCAGCTTGTGGATCAAAGAGTTCGCACCAATCCGGTGACCGTCACGGTGCTGAGACCGCCAACCGTCACGAAGTCGGTCAACGTCAGCGAGGTGTTCCTAGGCGACTCCGTCATCTATACGGTTGTGGTCAACAATCCGGAGTCGACAACGCTTGATAACGCGGTTCTCCAGGATATCGTTCCTGCCGGCCTGTCGTTTATCCCGGGCAGCGTCTCGATTAATGGCATAAGTTCGCCTTCCGTTAATCCTGCGGCAGGTATTCTGCTCGGCGTAATCGGGGCTTTCCAGACGATCCGCGTTACCTTCGCCGCCCAGGCCGTGTTTGAACCGGAGAACCCGCTGACGGAGAACACCGCAAGCCTTGCATTCAATTATGTGACGTCCGGAGGCCAGCGAATTCCGGGCAAGGTTCAATCCGATCCCGCGTTGGTGCAGATCCTGGACAACGAAGAATAA
- a CDS encoding DUF6530 family protein — MKIPTTLKHKPVIVSENYEQVDGRYAEHTDAKGLSLGLAQWNDRGKVEISAKVWRYTGEKWSRQSEELPLHRVLDLAILITRSMQHFREESYRYDNLYDPEKPVIDRIGLQGDAMTVEVCTDNEKINQDIKLFNQALSDDDELNGERLSTLSRILKELGY; from the coding sequence ATGAAAATCCCTACAACGTTAAAGCATAAACCGGTGATCGTCTCTGAAAATTACGAGCAGGTAGACGGACGTTACGCGGAGCATACGGATGCCAAAGGGCTGTCCCTTGGACTTGCCCAATGGAATGACAGAGGCAAGGTTGAAATCTCGGCGAAGGTATGGCGTTACACCGGCGAGAAATGGTCACGCCAATCCGAAGAGCTGCCTCTTCACCGCGTGCTGGATTTAGCGATCCTGATCACCCGGTCGATGCAGCATTTCCGAGAGGAGTCTTACCGGTACGATAATCTTTATGATCCGGAGAAGCCGGTCATTGACCGCATCGGCCTGCAGGGAGATGCAATGACAGTCGAGGTGTGTACGGATAACGAGAAGATTAATCAGGATATCAAGCTGTTTAACCAGGCGTTAAGCGACGACGATGAACTAAACGGGGAACGGCTGAGCACGTTATCCCGCATTTTGAAGGAGCTTGGCTATTAA
- a CDS encoding AAA family ATPase, whose translation MRSYQWIKWRRFLLRLVVLVILVSLIWSGGPTAWNAALVVSSYLFQLLFAVLFMIIQFAALFWFLSRGRTYWVLPGETGATWDDYRGNPEIVENAKRIVSLLRGVKDFKKMGGEAIRGLLLCGPPGTGKSYLAQVIANEAQVPFAYASAPSFQNMFFGVGNLRVMRIYKKARKLARMYGACIIFIDEVDAIGMSRQSGGGGGGMFGMGGGTGLLNELLLQMDPPNLDSSRFKKFLRQLGLLRKKAERPPVLTIAATNLPDVLDQALLRPGRFDRQLWVDSPDYDGRVDVFGYYLLKIKTDSTLTPEKAAMDTIGYSPAQIKHIVNEAVVIAHQRGAQEAGYEDFRAAMETYEWGLKQPLRSMKDDEKRNVAYHEAGHAVAQFLLKPHERVWKVTIIRRGGSLGLAATKPTHERYNRSDSEILAHIQVCLAARAVEEEFLGKKLNGVTSDLRQATESAGAYLGMVGMGDELYSFLAAGSRMDALKSLRPQINELLKDQMQQVKKLVCDHADFVHKIAEELLLHGDLTGEEIEQIYQDLYGRPRPEPSEVKVTVTPTAPARAKEPAPPAAEPIEEAAEREDNKEPESDPDQGEPES comes from the coding sequence ATGAGGAGTTATCAGTGGATCAAGTGGCGTAGATTCCTCCTCAGGCTAGTAGTCCTCGTCATCCTTGTATCGCTTATCTGGTCAGGAGGACCAACGGCTTGGAATGCTGCGCTTGTTGTTTCCAGCTATTTGTTTCAGCTGCTGTTCGCCGTCTTATTCATGATTATTCAGTTTGCCGCCTTGTTCTGGTTCCTGTCCAGGGGGCGCACATACTGGGTATTGCCTGGGGAGACGGGCGCCACTTGGGATGATTACCGGGGCAACCCGGAGATCGTGGAGAACGCCAAGCGGATCGTCAGCCTGCTGAGAGGCGTGAAGGACTTCAAGAAGATGGGCGGCGAGGCCATACGGGGTCTGCTGTTGTGCGGACCGCCGGGAACGGGCAAGTCCTATCTGGCCCAAGTCATTGCCAACGAAGCGCAAGTACCGTTTGCGTATGCCTCCGCTCCAAGCTTCCAGAACATGTTTTTTGGCGTCGGCAATTTGAGGGTGATGAGGATCTACAAAAAAGCCCGCAAGCTGGCGCGTATGTATGGAGCCTGCATTATTTTCATCGACGAAGTAGATGCCATAGGCATGTCGAGACAAAGCGGCGGCGGCGGTGGCGGCATGTTCGGCATGGGCGGCGGTACCGGGCTTCTGAACGAGCTGCTCCTGCAGATGGATCCTCCGAACCTCGACAGCTCGAGGTTTAAGAAATTCCTGCGCCAGCTCGGCCTGCTGCGGAAGAAGGCGGAACGCCCGCCCGTGCTGACCATTGCCGCAACCAACCTGCCGGATGTGCTGGACCAGGCTTTGCTCCGCCCGGGCCGTTTCGACCGCCAGCTATGGGTGGACTCGCCGGATTATGACGGTCGCGTTGACGTGTTCGGATACTATCTCCTTAAGATAAAAACCGACTCGACGCTTACGCCGGAGAAGGCCGCAATGGATACGATCGGATACAGCCCGGCCCAAATCAAGCATATCGTCAACGAAGCCGTCGTTATTGCGCATCAGCGGGGTGCGCAGGAAGCGGGATACGAGGACTTTCGCGCCGCGATGGAGACGTATGAATGGGGCCTCAAGCAGCCTTTACGTTCCATGAAGGACGACGAGAAGAGGAATGTGGCGTATCACGAAGCAGGGCACGCGGTTGCGCAATTCCTGCTTAAGCCGCATGAACGGGTATGGAAGGTGACCATTATCCGGCGCGGCGGATCGCTTGGGCTAGCGGCTACGAAGCCAACGCATGAGCGGTATAACCGGAGCGACAGCGAGATATTGGCCCATATCCAGGTCTGCTTGGCTGCCCGCGCCGTTGAGGAAGAGTTCCTCGGCAAGAAGCTGAACGGCGTAACCTCCGACCTGCGCCAGGCAACGGAAAGCGCAGGAGCTTATCTGGGCATGGTCGGGATGGGCGACGAGCTGTACAGCTTCTTGGCGGCCGGATCCAGAATGGATGCCCTGAAGTCTCTGCGTCCGCAGATTAACGAGCTTCTGAAGGATCAGATGCAGCAGGTCAAGAAGCTTGTCTGCGACCACGCCGACTTTGTGCATAAGATTGCGGAAGAGCTGCTTCTGCACGGCGATCTGACCGGCGAAGAAATCGAGCAGATCTATCAGGATCTGTACGGCAGGCCTCGTCCGGAGCCTTCCGAGGTTAAGGTGACCGTTACGCCAACTGCTCCGGCCAGGGCCAAGGAGCCGGCTCCGCCTGCGGCGGAACCAATCGAAGAAGCGGCGGAACGGGAAGATAATAAAGAACCGGAATCCGATCCCGATCAGGGGGAACCCGAATCCTGA
- a CDS encoding HAD family hydrolase codes for MVQEISLEKKGVFFDVDDTLYDHLSPFRQAVIAIVGDREGFPYEEAYHRMRYYSDMLSLEMGGAGAMESGSSTELMRRRRFELALAEFGIALGEEQASAMQAAYIGCQFNIAMFEGAKELIERLVKAGYVVGLLTNGAENHQLRKIRAMELDHLIPPARQFVSGKIGWDKPDIRVFNHVNEATGTRPENSIYIGDSWRNDVVGALEAGWAVIWFNHREASPESREHTPNHTAVNYEQLAKLLL; via the coding sequence ATGGTACAAGAGATAAGTTTGGAGAAAAAAGGCGTCTTTTTTGATGTTGACGATACGCTGTACGATCATTTATCCCCTTTCCGTCAGGCGGTTATCGCCATTGTTGGCGACCGGGAAGGCTTTCCTTATGAAGAGGCTTATCACCGGATGCGTTACTATAGCGACATGCTGTCGCTCGAGATGGGCGGTGCAGGCGCAATGGAAAGCGGCTCGAGCACGGAGCTGATGCGCCGGCGGCGGTTCGAGCTGGCCCTTGCGGAGTTTGGAATCGCGCTCGGCGAAGAGCAGGCGTCGGCTATGCAGGCTGCTTATATCGGCTGCCAGTTCAACATTGCGATGTTTGAAGGTGCCAAGGAGCTGATTGAACGGCTGGTTAAAGCCGGTTATGTCGTTGGTCTACTGACGAATGGCGCCGAGAATCATCAGCTCCGGAAAATCCGGGCGATGGAGCTTGATCATCTCATTCCCCCGGCGCGGCAGTTCGTCTCTGGCAAGATTGGCTGGGACAAGCCGGATATACGGGTATTCAATCATGTGAATGAAGCAACCGGGACAAGGCCGGAGAACAGTATTTATATCGGCGACTCGTGGCGCAATGACGTCGTTGGCGCACTCGAAGCGGGCTGGGCGGTGATCTGGTTCAACCACAGGGAGGCAAGCCCGGAATCGCGCGAGCATACGCCGAATCATACGGCAGTAAATTATGAGCAATTGGCCAAGCTGCTGTTATAG
- the rbsK gene encoding ribokinase, protein MMNQRRPKLVVIGSLNMDIVVETSAYPQVGETITGQRVRFIPGGKGANQAVAGARLGADTVMIGAVGDDAFGEELLGSLQKDGVDIAGVKRIEGTASGIASIYVAEGDNSIVVVPGANGLVDPGDIDRSEDKLKEADLVLLQLEIPVETVLYAARKAKALGKLVVLNPAPAQQLPEELFGLVDYFTPNRTELSGYADMSADGDSLEPAIRRMMELGAAHVVTTLGASGSAYLDEEGKLVRINGYKMPVVDTTGAGDCYNAALAVALASGRDLRDAVDYASMASALAVTKFGAQTGMPAEEEVARFAKDQGKEFAG, encoded by the coding sequence ATGATGAATCAACGTCGACCAAAGCTTGTCGTTATCGGCAGCTTGAATATGGATATCGTGGTAGAGACGAGTGCGTACCCGCAGGTAGGAGAAACGATAACCGGCCAGCGCGTCCGCTTTATTCCTGGCGGTAAAGGGGCTAACCAGGCGGTAGCCGGAGCGCGCCTTGGCGCCGATACGGTGATGATCGGCGCGGTAGGCGACGATGCCTTTGGCGAAGAGCTGCTGGGCAGCCTTCAGAAGGACGGCGTGGATATTGCCGGCGTGAAGCGGATAGAAGGAACGGCGTCCGGAATTGCCTCCATCTATGTCGCGGAAGGAGACAACAGCATTGTTGTAGTTCCGGGGGCTAACGGTCTTGTTGACCCGGGGGATATCGACCGCAGCGAGGACAAGCTGAAGGAAGCGGATCTCGTGCTGCTTCAGCTCGAGATTCCGGTGGAGACCGTGCTGTATGCCGCCCGCAAGGCAAAGGCGCTCGGCAAGCTGGTCGTTCTGAACCCTGCGCCTGCGCAGCAGCTGCCTGAGGAGCTGTTTGGGCTCGTGGACTATTTTACGCCTAACCGGACGGAGCTCAGCGGTTATGCGGATATGAGCGCGGACGGCGATTCGCTGGAGCCGGCAATACGCCGGATGATGGAGCTTGGAGCCGCTCATGTGGTGACGACGCTGGGTGCCAGCGGTTCGGCTTATTTGGATGAAGAGGGCAAGCTTGTTCGGATCAACGGTTATAAGATGCCGGTTGTCGATACGACTGGAGCGGGAGACTGCTATAATGCGGCACTAGCCGTGGCGCTTGCATCCGGACGGGACCTGCGTGACGCGGTGGATTATGCCTCGATGGCTTCCGCGCTGGCGGTTACCAAATTCGGGGCGCAGACGGGCATGCCTGCGGAAGAAGAAGTGGCAAGGTTTGCGAAGGATCAAGGGAAGGAATTCGCCGGTTAG